The sequence TGTGGCGCGCCGACCAGAAAAGCCGCATGGTGATGGACGAACACGGCCGGCATGCGGTGATGATCTCCAGACGCAACGACGGCGGCGCCAACAAAAGCGTGACCGAAGGCGTGACCAGCTTCAAGGCCGACATGGCCTTGCACGACACGCGCCTGCTCGACGTGGTGCCCGAAGTCTGGTGGACGGTGGACGACCCCTCGAACCCCGGGACCACCATCACGCCCACGGTGACCATGATCACGCTGTTCCCCAGCCTCATCGTCCAGCAGCAGGTCAATTCACTGAGCACGCGCCACATCGTGCCGCGCGGGGCGGGCGAGTTCGACTTTGTGTGGACGCACTTCGGCTTTGCCGACGACACCGAGGACATGACGCAGCGCCGCCTGCGCCAGGCCAACCTGTTCGGCCCGGCCGGCTTTGTGAGCGCCGACGACGGCGAAGTGATCGAGTTCAGCCAGGACGGATTCAAACAGTGGGGCGAGGGCGGCACCACGCTGGTGGAGCTGGGCGGCCGGGGCGACGACGTGGGCCAGCCACCCACCGAACACATGGTCACCGAAACGCTGATCCGGTCGATGTACGCCTACTGGCGCAAGGCCATGGGGGAATGACATGCAAATGATCGACCAGGACCTGCACAGCCTGCTGCTGCACCACGCAGTGGACCGCTTCAACGCCGCCTACGCGGCCACGCTGGACGACCGCCGCTTCAACGAATGGCCCGAGTGCTTCGTGGAAGACGCCCGCTACAAGGTGCAGGCCCGTGAAAACTTCGACCGCGGCCTGCCGCTGGCGTTGCTCGCGTTGGAAAGCCAGGGCATGCTGCGCGACCGCATCTACGGCACCAGCCAGACCATTTACCACGGGCCGTACTACACCCGCCACGTGGTGAGTCCGGCACGCATCACGCACGCAGGGGAGGGCACGGCCGACGACCCGATCCGGGCCGAAGCGAACTACGCGGTGTTTCGCACCAAGCCGGGCAGCGTGAGCGAGGTTTACCAGGTGGGCCGCTACATCGACGCGTTCGTGAACACCGACAACGGCCTCAAGCTGCAGAGCCGCACCTGTGTGTACGACAGCGAGATGGTGCTGAACTCGCTGATCTATCCGGTCTAGATCTGGCGGTTGCGCGCCAGCGGCGGGTTCTTGCTGAAGTAGGCCACGATGCCGCGCAGCAGGGCGTCGGCCAGGTCGTCCTGGTACTTCGGATCGTTGAGGCGGGCTTCTTCGTCGGGATTGCTGATGAAGGCGGTTTCCACCAGCACGCTGGGGATGTCGGGCGCACGCAGCACCGCGAAGTTGGCTTGTTCCACGCGCGGTTTGTGCAGCTTGCCGACCCGCTTCACATGGCCGAGCATGGCGCTGCCGAGCTTGAGGCTGTCGTTGATCTGCGCGGTGGTGCTCATGTCGAGCAGGGCGCGCTGCACCGTGGCGTCCTTGGCCTTCACGTTGAGGCCGCCCACCTGGTCGGCGGCGTTCTCCTTGTTGGCCATCCAGCGCGCTGCTGCGCTGCTGGCGCCCTTGGTGCTGAGTGCGTAGACGCTCGCGCCCTGGGGACGCGGCGTGTAGAACGCGTCGGCGTGCAGGCTGATGAACAGGTCGGCCTGCACGCGTTGTGCCTTTTGCACCCGCACCTGCAGCGGCACGAAGAAGTCTTTGTCGCGCGTCATGTAGGCGCGCATGGGGTTGCCGTTGACGCGGGTGTCGTTGATGCGGTCGCGCAGCTTCTGCGCGATCTGCAGCACCACTTTTTTCTCATGCGTTCCATTGGGGCCGATGGCGCCGGGGTCTTCGCCACCGTGGCCCGGGTCCAGCGCCACCACGATCAGGCGCTCGGTCTTGCCGGGTTTCCCGGGGGGCTGCTTGGCCGGGCTGCCGGAGGTGGCGCCGCCAGCCACCGCCGTGCCCGTGTCGCCCATCGGGGCGCTTGGTTTGGCACCGGGCCTGGCGCGCTGCGCGATCAAGGCGCCCAGGGGATCGTCCGCCGGGTTGGCCGCCGTCACACGGTCGTTCGCACCCGGTCCACCAGCAACCTGACCCATCTCCAGCCCCAGCAGGCGCGCGGCGCGCTCGCTGGCCGCGTCCAGGTCTTTCATGCGTTGGGCGATCAACTGTTCCAGCGGATCGGGCGCGTTCACCGGGTACAGGTCGAGCACCAAGCGGTGCTGGTACGCGGCCACCGGCTCCAGATTGAACACCTGCGGTTTGATGGCCTGCTTGAGGTCGATCACCAGCCGCACCACGTTGGGGGCGTTCTGCGCCACGCGGATGCTGCCGATGTTCGGATCGTCCGACTTCAGCTTGCCCACCAGTTCACGCAAGCCGGGCAGCAGGTCGATGCCTTCGATGTCCACCACCATGCGCGGCGGCTCGGTCACAAAGAATTTCTGTGCCTTGAGTTCACCGTCGGACTCGATGGTCACGCGGGTGTAGTCCTCGGCCGGCCAGATGCGCACCGCCAGCACGCTGGCACCGCGCGCGATGTGTTGCACGCCCAGCAGCAGCACCAGCGTGCCGGTGCGCAGCAGCGTGCGGCGGCTCACAGGTCCCGTCACGCGAGTGCCTCCAGCAGCCGCAGGCCGGTGGGGGTGAGGGCGGTGGCGCGCACGGTGCGCGCGCTGTCGTGTTCCGGGTCGGTGTGGGGGTTCATGTCGTCGGGTTGGATGTCGATCTGCAGATCGACCGCCGGCAGAAACGCGCCAGCGCGCTCGGGCCACTCCACCAGCTTGAGACCCGGGCTGGCAAAAAGTTCGCGAAAGCCCGCGTCTTCCCATTCGCGTGGGTCGTTGAAACGGTAGAAGTCGAAGTGCCACACCGACAGCGGCTCGCCCGCGGGCATCACCGGGCAGTCCATCGCGCTGTGCGGCTCCACCACCGCGTAGGTGGGGCTCTTGATGCGACCGCGCACACCGAGTGCGCGCAGCAGGTGGCGCACCAGCGTGGTCTTGCCGGCGCCCAGATCGCCCTGCAGCGTGATCGTGGCGTGGGCGATGGCGGGCGACAGGGCCAGGCGTTGTGCAAAGGCCTGGGTGTCTTCTTCGGTGGCCCACCGGCCTTGCCAGGGTTGCAGCGCGGACGCCGGCGCCGCAGGAGCCGAGGGGGTTCCTACAATGCCCTTCACATGAATGTCGCTTTGGATGCCGCTCAACTCGTCTCGCAGATTCAGGCCTGGGGCCAGGAGCTTGCATTTTCCCAAATCGGCGTGGCCGGTGTGGATTTGTCGGCTGCCGAGCCCGGTTTGATGGCCTGGTTGTCGGCTGGATGTCACGGTGACATGGGCTACATGGCCGCGCACGGCCTCAAACGCGCCCGCCCGGCCGAGCTGGTGCCCGGTACCTTGAGCGTGATCACCGCGCGCATGGACTATTTGCCGCGGGCCACGACCGAGGGCTGGCAAGCCATCGAACTGGAACGGCTGGACCGGCCGCAAGAGGCCGTGGTCTCGGTGTATGCGCGCGGCAGGGACTACCACAAGGTGCTGCGCAACCGGCTGCAGGCCTTGGCCGATCGCATCGCGGCACACATCGGTCCCTTCGGGTACCGCGTGTTCACCGACTCGGCCCCGGTGCTCGAGGTGGAGCTCGCGTCGCGCAGCGGCATCGGTTGGCGTGGCAAACACACACTGGCGCTGCACCGCGAGGCGGGCTCGATGTTTTTTCTGGGCGAGATATTCGTGGACCTGGCGTTGCCGCACACCGAGGCCGTCAGCGAACACTGCGGCAGTTGCAGCGCATGCATCGACGTGTGTCCCACGCAGGCCATCACGGGCCCACAGCACGTGGACGCGCGGCGATGCATCAGCTACCTCACCATCGAACACGCCGGGCCGATTCCGCTGGAACTGCGCCCGCTCATGGGCAACCGCATCTACGGCTGCGACGACTGCCAGCTCGTGTGTCCGTGGAACAAGTTCGCGCAGCGCTCGGTCTTGCCCGACTTCGACGAACGCGCGGGGCTGTCGGGATCAACGCTGATCGAACTGTTCGCCTGGAGCGAAGCGGAGTTCTTGCGGCGCACCGAAGGCAGTGCGATCCGGCGCATAGGCCATGAGCGCTGGTTGCGCAACATCGCCGTGGCCATGGGCAATGCGCTGCGGGTGCGGTCCGATCCCGTCTTGGAAGTTGCCTTGCAAGGGCGTGCCGACCACCCGAGCCCGATCGTTCGCGAGCATGTGGCCTGGGCCCTGGCGCAGTCTCAACCCGCGTAACGCAACCTCAGTTCCCGCTTGAGCAGCTTGCCGCTCGGGTTCTTGGGCAGGCTGTCGGTGAACACCACACGCTTCGGCGCCTTGAAACTGGCCATGTGCTGGTTGCAGTGCGCGATCACCTCGGCCTCGGTGAGTTGCTGGCCAGCCTTCACGACGATCACCGCCGTGACCGCTTCCACCCACTTGGCATCGGGCAGGCCGATCACCGCCACCTCGCTCACGCCGCCCAGGCGGTAGATCATTTCCTCCACCTCGCGGCTGGCCACGTTTTCGCCGCCGGTCTTGATCATGTCCTTCTTGCGGTCGACCACGGTGATGTAGCCCTCGTCGTCGATCAGGGCCAGGTCGCCGCTGTGGAACCAGCCGCCTTCGAACGATGCCGCGGTGCGCTCGGGGTCGTTGAAGTAGCCCAGCATCAGGTGCGGTGAGCGGTGCACGATTTCGCCGACCTCGCCCACCACCACATCGTCCATCGCGTCGTTGACCACACGTGTTTCCACATTGAGCACGGCCTTGCCACACGAGCCGGGTTTGCGCAGCTGGTCCTGCGGGCCGAGCATGGTGGCCAGCGGCGCAATCTCGGTCTGGCCGTACAGGTTCCACAGCCGCACGCCGGGCAGACGCGCCGCGAGCTCCTTGAGCACCTCCACCGGCATGATGGAAGCGCCGTAGTAGCCCTTGACCAGGCTCTTGAGTTTTTCGGCATCAAAGAGGGGTGAGCGCAGCAGCGCGATCCACACCGTGGGCGGCGCAAAGAAGCTGGTGATCCGGTGTTTTTCGATCAGCGCCAGCAGGTTCTCAGGCACCGGCCTGGACGTGATCACGTTGCTGCTGCCGATGTAGATGGCCGGACCAAAGAACACGTCGAGCTGGGCGCAGTGGTAGAGCGGCAGCGCATGCAGTGCCCGGTCCACCTCGGCGATCTCGGCGTTGATCACACAGCTCACGTACTGCCACAGCACCGCATCGTGCGTGAGCATGGCGCCCTTGGGCGTGGACTCGGTGCCGCTGGTGTAGACGATCTGGGCCAGGTCGAAGCTGCCCAGGTCCACCTCGGGCATCGGGTCGGGGCTGGCGGCCAGGTGGTCGAAGCGGTGCATGGCCGGGTCGGGTTCGGTGGGGTCTTCGCTGGGCAGCCAGATGAAGCGCTCCACCACCGTGTCCAGCGCGGCGGCTTCACGCGCCAGCGCTGTCAGGCCGCTGTCGGTGGCCAGGGTTCTGGCGCCTGCGTGGCGCAGGATGTAAGCCACCTCGTCGGCCTTGAGCATGAAGTTGATCGGCACCAGCACCGCGCCACGGCGCGCCAGGGCAAAACGCAGGGCCGCAAAACCGTGGGAATTGCGCGCCAGCACGGCCACCTTGTCGCCCTCGGCCACGCCCAGGTGGGCCAGCCCCGCGGCCAGGCGGCTGACCAGGGCGTCGAAGTCGGCGTAGCTCCAGGCGGTTTCACCGCAGACGATGGCCGTTTTGTTCGGCAGGCGCAAGGCCGTGCGGTGCAGGGCGTCGGCGATGGTCTGGCGCCGCACCACCGGCGGAAGGGTCGAGGACATGCATGGGCTCCTGAAAGGATGGTCGGCGGCTGGGGCCGGTGGCCTGATTGAAGCCCAACCAACCGGTTTGACCATGCGCGTTTTCACCAGCCTGCTGTCACCTTTGCACACCGCGGACATGGCAAATCCTTCACAACCGCGGACTATCATCGGCCGATGAACCCCGTCTCTGCCAGCCACACGCTCATGACCCGCTGGGGTCATCGGGCGCGTCTGTGGTGGTTCACCTGGTGGCAGGTGGTCATGCTGGGTGCGCAGATTCTGGTGGTGGCACTCACACCGTCGAGCTACGCCACGGGGCCGCGTCGCGAGACGGTGTTGTTGCACATTGTCCAGGCCACCGCGCCGCTGCTCACCGGCTTCCTCGTGCTCTCGGCGCTCATCAGCCTGGTGCTGATCCGCATCGTGGTGGCAACGGCTTACAGCTACGGTTTGTCGCAGTACGCCCTGGGTGTGCTGGTGCGCACACTGGTGCTCGAACTCATTCCTTTGTACGCCGCCATGTTTGTCGCGGCGCGTTACGCCATGCCGGGGGCACAGCAGGTGCGCGAGCGGCTGTCCGCCCACCAGCGCACGGGCCAGGAGCTGGGCCAGGGTGTGTTGTTGATCACCGAGCTGCTGCCCCGCGCGCTGGCGTCCGTGTTCTCGGTGTTGATGCTGGCGGCGCTGAGCTGTGTGATCGCACTGGTGCTCACCTACCTCACGGTCTACGGCTTTTCGCACTGGGGCCTGCCGGGCTACACGCGCAGCGTGGGCCAGGTGTTCACGCCGGCGGTGACGCTGATCTTCACGCTCAAGACGCTCTTCTTCAGTCTGGCCGTGGCGGTGGTGCCGCTGGCCGGCAGTGCGCAGCAGGATGCGCAGGGCCTGTACGCGCAACGCAGCGACATCTCGGAGTTCGCGCGCCTGTTCTCTGTTGTGCTGCTCATCGAAATCATGTCGCTGGTCGGCAACTACTACTGATCTCCCATGAACCTCACACCCGACGATTCCAGGTCCGCCGAGACCCCGGAGGTCAAGAACCTCGAGTTCAAGGCCGCGCTCCTGCTCGTGGCCTTGCTGGTGCTGGTGGTCGGCTCGGCGCTCTATGTGATGTACGCCCGCGGCATGTTCGAAGACACGCAGCGGCTGGTGCTGATC is a genomic window of Hydrogenophaga sp. RAC07 containing:
- a CDS encoding MlaE family ABC transporter permease yields the protein MNPVSASHTLMTRWGHRARLWWFTWWQVVMLGAQILVVALTPSSYATGPRRETVLLHIVQATAPLLTGFLVLSALISLVLIRIVVATAYSYGLSQYALGVLVRTLVLELIPLYAAMFVAARYAMPGAQQVRERLSAHQRTGQELGQGVLLITELLPRALASVFSVLMLAALSCVIALVLTYLTVYGFSHWGLPGYTRSVGQVFTPAVTLIFTLKTLFFSLAVAVVPLAGSAQQDAQGLYAQRSDISEFARLFSVVLLIEIMSLVGNYY
- a CDS encoding acyl-CoA synthetase, translating into MSSTLPPVVRRQTIADALHRTALRLPNKTAIVCGETAWSYADFDALVSRLAAGLAHLGVAEGDKVAVLARNSHGFAALRFALARRGAVLVPINFMLKADEVAYILRHAGARTLATDSGLTALAREAAALDTVVERFIWLPSEDPTEPDPAMHRFDHLAASPDPMPEVDLGSFDLAQIVYTSGTESTPKGAMLTHDAVLWQYVSCVINAEIAEVDRALHALPLYHCAQLDVFFGPAIYIGSSNVITSRPVPENLLALIEKHRITSFFAPPTVWIALLRSPLFDAEKLKSLVKGYYGASIMPVEVLKELAARLPGVRLWNLYGQTEIAPLATMLGPQDQLRKPGSCGKAVLNVETRVVNDAMDDVVVGEVGEIVHRSPHLMLGYFNDPERTAASFEGGWFHSGDLALIDDEGYITVVDRKKDMIKTGGENVASREVEEMIYRLGGVSEVAVIGLPDAKWVEAVTAVIVVKAGQQLTEAEVIAHCNQHMASFKAPKRVVFTDSLPKNPSGKLLKRELRLRYAG
- a CDS encoding aromatic-ring-hydroxylating dioxygenase subunit beta, with protein sequence MQMIDQDLHSLLLHHAVDRFNAAYAATLDDRRFNEWPECFVEDARYKVQARENFDRGLPLALLALESQGMLRDRIYGTSQTIYHGPYYTRHVVSPARITHAGEGTADDPIRAEANYAVFRTKPGSVSEVYQVGRYIDAFVNTDNGLKLQSRTCVYDSEMVLNSLIYPV
- the tsaE gene encoding tRNA (adenosine(37)-N6)-threonylcarbamoyltransferase complex ATPase subunit type 1 TsaE gives rise to the protein MQPWQGRWATEEDTQAFAQRLALSPAIAHATITLQGDLGAGKTTLVRHLLRALGVRGRIKSPTYAVVEPHSAMDCPVMPAGEPLSVWHFDFYRFNDPREWEDAGFRELFASPGLKLVEWPERAGAFLPAVDLQIDIQPDDMNPHTDPEHDSARTVRATALTPTGLRLLEALA
- a CDS encoding N-acetylmuramoyl-L-alanine amidase, whose product is MTGPVSRRTLLRTGTLVLLLGVQHIARGASVLAVRIWPAEDYTRVTIESDGELKAQKFFVTEPPRMVVDIEGIDLLPGLRELVGKLKSDDPNIGSIRVAQNAPNVVRLVIDLKQAIKPQVFNLEPVAAYQHRLVLDLYPVNAPDPLEQLIAQRMKDLDAASERAARLLGLEMGQVAGGPGANDRVTAANPADDPLGALIAQRARPGAKPSAPMGDTGTAVAGGATSGSPAKQPPGKPGKTERLIVVALDPGHGGEDPGAIGPNGTHEKKVVLQIAQKLRDRINDTRVNGNPMRAYMTRDKDFFVPLQVRVQKAQRVQADLFISLHADAFYTPRPQGASVYALSTKGASSAAARWMANKENAADQVGGLNVKAKDATVQRALLDMSTTAQINDSLKLGSAMLGHVKRVGKLHKPRVEQANFAVLRAPDIPSVLVETAFISNPDEEARLNDPKYQDDLADALLRGIVAYFSKNPPLARNRQI
- the queG gene encoding tRNA epoxyqueuosine(34) reductase QueG is translated as MNVALDAAQLVSQIQAWGQELAFSQIGVAGVDLSAAEPGLMAWLSAGCHGDMGYMAAHGLKRARPAELVPGTLSVITARMDYLPRATTEGWQAIELERLDRPQEAVVSVYARGRDYHKVLRNRLQALADRIAAHIGPFGYRVFTDSAPVLEVELASRSGIGWRGKHTLALHREAGSMFFLGEIFVDLALPHTEAVSEHCGSCSACIDVCPTQAITGPQHVDARRCISYLTIEHAGPIPLELRPLMGNRIYGCDDCQLVCPWNKFAQRSVLPDFDERAGLSGSTLIELFAWSEAEFLRRTEGSAIRRIGHERWLRNIAVAMGNALRVRSDPVLEVALQGRADHPSPIVREHVAWALAQSQPA